CAGTAACTATTTTAAACAGACCTATGTCGCCTGTTCTGTCAACGTGGCAGCCGCCGCAGAGCTCCACGGAGAATCCGGGAACCTCAATAACGCGCACAGTGTCGCCGTATTTCTCACCGAAGAGAGCCATAGCCCCCTTCTTCATGGCAGCTTCCTTGGTCTCCAGAGCGGCGCTTACGCCCCTGTTTTCCATTATGCGTCTGTTGACTATTTCTTCTATTTTTTCAATCTCTTCCGCTGTAACCTGAGTGTAGTGGCTGAAATCGAAACGGAGCCTGTCCGGGGAAACCATTGAGCCCGCCTGACGGACATGATCCCCAAGCACCATCTGAAGCGCCTTGTGGAGAAGGTGAGTAGCTGTGTGGTTGCGTTCCGTTGCCTGTCTGGCTTCTTCGTCCACAGCGGCGAAAACCTTGTCACCTGTTTTTATGGAACCGACTTCCACCACTCCCTGATGAACAATCAGCCCGTCACCGAACTTTTTGGTATCAGTCACACGGAAAAGCGATGTGGCTGTCCTGATAACGCCCTTGTCGCCGGTCTGGCCGCCGCCTTCGGGGTAAAACGGGGTCTGTTCAAGGACAATCTCCGCCTCTTCGCCGTCCTTTATCATGTCGCAGGTATCGCCGTTTCTGATGATGACGCTTACTGTTTCTTCCGCCTCAAGCTGCTCATATCCCACAAACTCGGATGAGATTTTTGATTTGAGCTTCCTGTATATAGTGGATACGCTCTCCTCTCCGCTTCCTGCCCATGACTTTTTCGCCCTTTCCTGCTGTGCGGCCATTTCAGCGTTAAAGCCCGTGACATCAAGCTCAAAGCCTGCGTCCTCGGCTATATCGGTAAGCAGATCCGTCGGGAATCCGTATGTATCGTAAAGTCTGAAAATTTCTGTTCCGGGAATGAGTTTCTGAGCCTGATACTTAACAAAAAGCTCATCAATAAGCTTCATTCCGATGGCAAGGGTTCTGCCGAACTGCTCTTCCTCTGTTGAAACAACCTTCTGGACATAGCTTTTCTTGTCCGCAAGCTCGATGTAATGCCCTTTCATGAAGTCCGCAACGAAGCCGCAGACCTTATTGAAGAATGTGCCTTCAAAACCGAGCATTTTGCCGTGGCGCATCGCTCTTCTCATTATTCTGCGGAGAACGTAGCCTCTGCCTTCGTTTGAGGGGAGAACACCGTCAGAGATAAGGAAAGTGGTTGAACGCGCGTGATCCGCAATAACCCTGAGGGAAACATCACTCTCCTTGTCTGCGCCGTATTTAACTCCGGCAAGTTCCGCCGTGAACTGTATTATAGGCTGAAAAATATCAGTGTCGTAGTTGCTGGTAACACCCTGAACAACAGAGGCGATGCGCTCAAGCCCCATGCCTGTGTCTATACTGGGTTTGGGAAGCGGTGTCATAGTGCCGGAGGCATCACGGTTGAACTGCATGAAAACAAGGTTCCAGAGCTCAAGGTGGCGGTCACAGTCGCAGTTGCGGTCACACTCAGGGCGTCCGCATCCTGTGCCTTCGCCCTGATCTATGTGGATCTCCGAACAGGGGCCGCAGGGGCCGGTATCGCCCATTGACCAGAAGTTGTCCTTCTCGCCTCTGCGCTCTATGTTTTCTTCCTTAACGCCGATGACATCGCGCCAGATTTTAAACGCTTCCTCATCATCAAGGTATATAGATACGAACATTTTATCAGCGGGAAGACCCATACGGTTCACAAGGAAGTCCCAGCCGAATTTTATGGCATCCTCTTTGAAGTAATCGCCGAAGGAGAAGTTGCCGAGCATTTCAAAGAATGTGTGATGGCGTGATGTTCTGCCTACGTTTTCAAGGTCGTTGTGCTTTCCGCCCGCGCGCACAACCTTCTGGCATGTGGCCGCTCTGGTGTAGCTGCGTTCGTCCAGCCCAAGGAAGGTGTCCTTAAACTGGTTCATTCCTGCGTTGGCGAAAAGAAGCGTGGGGTCATTATGGGGAACGAGAGAGGACGAAGCTACAACCTCATGCCCCTTCTCCTTAAAATATTCAAGAAACTTAGCTCTGATCTCGCTGCCTGTCATCTATGTTCTCCTTATCTTTGAATCCGCTGAGGTAATCCTCCCACTCAAGGGGGAGCAGGTATTTCTTTTTACTGTTGCATTCCTTGCAGGCGGGAACAACATTTCCCTTAGTGCTCATTCCGCCTCTGGCTATGGGCACTACGTGATCCATAGTTATCTCCTCAGGAGGAAATTTCCTGCCGCAGTAGTGGCATATGCCCTGATCAACCTTGCCGCGCCACCATTGTTTGCGCCGCAGTTCACGGGCTTTTTCTTTCTCCCTGCGGATATGCTTTTCATCCGCAGTATCAAAAAAGTGTATGTCCATTGTATATCCGAAAACTCAGCAAAAGCACATAGGTACGCATGTGCCTGTTTATGTAATCGATGAGTATATAATAGAGGTTTAACATTATCAATACCTTAATTTAAAAGCCTTTCAGCATTCAAAATCCTTGATTGCCAAATATTTAACACAGCGGTATAAAAAAATGCCAAAAAAATGCAAAATCATTACGATTTTCTATAGATCAGAAACAAGTAATCCGCTAGAATCCGTTTGCCTTTTTCAGACCACAAAATAACCTTGGAGGGGTTTATGAAAACCGAACATACCGGACTTGAGGAGTACGGTTTCAGGAACCTGGCTCGCATAAACTGGAATCTGCCTACGCCCGCCCTGTATGAGCAGATCATTATGAGAAAGGAAGCTATCCTCTCTCATCTCGGCCCAGTTGTAGCCAGAACCGGACACCATACCGGCCGCTCGCCTAACGATAAATTCGTGGTGGATGAGCCTACTACGACCAACGATGTATACTGGTCAAAGGATAACAAAAAATTTACCGAAGCGCAGTTTGACAAGCTCTTCAGCAAAATGGCCTCATACCTGCAGACGAAAGAGGTTTTCGTTCAGGAATGCTACGCAGGTGCAGACGCAAACACCAGACTGAAAGTGCGCGTTGTAACCGAAACAGCATGGCACAGCCTTTTTGCGAGAAACATGTTCATCACAGAAAGGGATCAGGAAGTTCTTAAAGACTTCGCACCCGATTTCACAGTGGTAAACTGCCCCCGCTTCCACGCAATTCCCGAAGAGGACGGAACAAATTCCGAAACCTTCATAATAGTAAACTTTAAAAGAAAAATCGTCATCATCGGCGGTACAAGCTATGCGGGAGAGATCAAAAAATCGATCTTCACCGTTATGAACTACCTGCTCCCCAAACAGGGCGTAATGAGCATGCACTGCTCCGCCAACATAGGCGAAGAAGGGGATACGGCTGTATTCTTCGGTCTTTCAGGAACGGGCAAAACCACCCTTTCCACAGATCCCGAAAGATACCTCATCGGCGACGATGAGCACGGCTGGAACAATGACGGCGTTTTCAACATAGAAGGCGGCTGCTACGCCAAGGTTATCAACCTTTCCAAAGAAGCAGAGCCCGATATTTACGAATGCACAAGAAAATTCGGCACTATCCTTGAGAACGTTGCCGTTGATATGACTTCAAGAGCAATCGACCTTGACGATAACAGCCTTACGGAAAATACAAGGGCATCCTACCCCCTGAGCCAGCTTCCTAAAATTGTGGAATCAGGCAAGGGCGGACATCCCAACAACGTAATTTTCCTTACTTACGATGCGTTCGGAGTGCTTCCTCCCGTTTCAAGGCTCAGCATTCCCCAGGCTATGTACCACTTCATCTCCGGCTACACAGCAAGGGTTGCAGGCACTGAAAAAGGGGTTACAGAGCCCAAAGCTGTTTTCTCAACATGCTTCGGCGCGCCTTTCATGGTATGGCATCCCTCCGTTTACGCAAAACTCCTCGGTGACAAGGTCAAAGAGAAAAATGTTCAGTGCTGGCTTGTTAACACAGGTCTCACAGGCGGACCTTACGGAGTGGGCAAACGTTTCTCCATCAAGTACACAAGGGCGATAATAAAAGCTATCCTCACAGGTGAGCTCAACAAAACTGAGTTCAAAACCGATCCCATTTTCGGATTCGGCATCCCTCAGTTTATCCCCGGCGTACCCGCGGAGGTTCTTGATCCCTCCTTCGGATGGTCGAGCAGACAGGCATACGATGATATGCACAGAAGCCTCGCCTCCAAGTTTGCCGAGAACTTCAAAAGATTTGAAGACGGTATGGATCCCGAAATTACAAAAGGCGGACCTACCCTTTAATGAATACGAAGCGGGCTTAACAGCCCGCTTCACTTTTTTATCTGTTTATTTCTTTGAAAGCCTCGTTGAAAAGACAAACCTGCCCGCTGGATGTATTGTCACCGACACTTCCGCAGCCTTGTTAGCCGAATCGTAATAATATCTTATAATCTTAAGCGCCGGAGTTGAGGCATCCGCCTGAAGGACATCAACAAGATGTTCCGGCACTGTTACTGCGTATATGTCCTGTTTTATACTTGAGATCCTTCTTCCGTACCTTGTTTCAAGAAGAGAGCTGACAAGCATTTCGGGAGACTCTTCCATAATAGCAGGCAGCTCGGTGTAGGAAGGATCAACATAAACATCAGTCCACCCCACAGGCGGAGTATCGCCCTCGTCAAGCCTCAAGCTAGATATGCGGAGCTTGCGCACGCCGGGGGAACAGGCAATCTCTTTACTGAGTGTCTGATCAACTACAATAGTTTCTATTTTCTGAACAGAACGTTTGTGCCTTGTACCGAAGTCAGAGAGTTCTTCCTGCGATGCCAGTGAATAGCTGTATTTAGAGGATGTGGAGGCTTCTTCTATTTTAGTTCCTGCTTTTTTATTTCTGGATACAAGCCCAAGCTCCTGAAGCTCTCTTATCGCCGCTCTGATTGTGTGGCGGCTAACCTGAAATTCTTTGCATAACTCCATTTCAGTGGGAAGAAGAGAGTCCTTCGGATAGTGACCGGAGGCAATTCTTTCAGCAAGAATGCGTGCGGTCTGCACGTAAAGTGCTTCTTTCATTATGTTTTCACCTTATCATTTGTTTCTGAGAAATAAGATAACAAGTAACTTGACAGAATGTCCAGTCATAATATAGTATATTATGTACGTACAAATTTTATTGTATGGACATGCGCAGTCCAAACAGGAGCAGATCTGATGATGAACAACAAACATCAATCAACAACCGTAATGGATTCTATCCTTTACAGAGATGCATTCGGAACTTCGGAGATGAGGGATATTTTCTCCGACTTTTCGCTGATCAGACGTTATGTGGAGGTGGAAACTGCACTTGCCAGAGCAGAGGCAAAATGCGGAGTCATACCTGCTGATGCGGCACAGAAAATTACAGAGCTAGCCGACATTGAAAAGCTTGATTATGACCTTCTGCGTCAGGAGACAGACATAGTCGGTTACCCTATTCTCCCTCTGGTGCATCAGCTTGTGAAGCAGTGCGGTGAAGCCGGCAGATACATCCACTGGGGAGCTACAACGCAGGATATAATGGATACGGCAGTTGTTCTTCAGGTTCGTGACGGGCTTGAAGTAATCGAGCGTGACATCAATGAGCTGCGCAGAATTCTTACATCACTCACAGAGCGATATAAAGACACAATCATGGCGGGGCGTACCCACCTTCAGCATGCGCTTCCCATCACCTTCGGTCATAAAACATCCATCTGGCTTGCAATGTTTGACAGGCACTCAGAAAGGATAAAACAGCTCCGCCCCAGAGTCCTCACGGGAGAATTCGCAGGGGCAGCAGGAACACTTGCATCTCTTGATAATAAAGGACTTGAAGTTCAGAAAGCACTTATGGACGAACTAGGTCTCGGCGTGCCGCAGTCAACATGGCATGTGGCAAGGGACGGTTTTGCCGAAGCGCTGAATTTTCTCGGTCTGGTGACAGGCACTATGGGGAAAATTGCCTACGATGTGATGATTATGGCATCCAATGAATTTGGTGAGGTTTTTGAACCCTTCGTCACAGGAAGAGGCGCCAGCAGCACAATGCCCCAGAAACGCAACCCTATTTCAAGCGAATTGATGCTTGCCAGTGCCAAAGGGGTGAGGCAGCACGCAGGACTTATGCTCGACTCCATGATTCAGGACTTTGAAAGAGCAACAGGTCCATGGCACACGGAATGGATAGCAATCCCTGAAAGTTTCGTACTCACAGCCGGAGCGCTCAAACAGGCAAAATTTATGCTTGGTGGGCTTATTGTTGATGAAGACAGAATGAGGAAAAACCTTGATATAACAAACGGGTTGATAGTGGCTGAGGCTGTTATGATGGGTCTTGCCCCCTATACGGGAAGGCAGCAGGCACACGATATTGTTTATGCAGCGTGCAGAACAGTGAATGAGAAAGGCGGGAGTCTTTCTGAAGCACTTGCCGATGTGCCGGAAGTCACTGCTCACCTTAAACGTGAGGAGATAAATGAACTCACTAATCCGGCAAACTATCTCGGTGTAACCTCTGAGATGATCGAGCACACTCTTGCTTACTCAAAAAAGCAGGGCTTTTAATTCATTTAACGACAATCGGACCGGGAGGTCAATATGTCAGGTAAATTAAAAAGTTCATTATCAGCGGCAGTTCCACTTGCGGTCCTTGCTGTATTATGGTTAATTCCTGCTCCGGAAGGGCTTACGGCTCAGGCATGGCACATGTTTGCCATATTCATCGCAGTTATCATAGCTATACTCACACAACCTCTTCCCTCCGGTGCAATAATGCTCATAGGTCTTTGCGTTGCAATCGTAACAACCACTCTTTCGCAGGCTAAAGCCCTTGCAGGTTTTGCCAGCGGCACTGTATGGCTTATTTTCAGCGCATATGTGCTTTCTCTGGGATTCGTGGAAACAGGGCTGGGACGACGCATAGCATACAAGATGCTCTCAATGTTCGGCGGCAGCAGCCTTGGTATAGCTTACGCCCTCGGAATAGCGGATCTGTTCATAGCACCCGCCACACCTTCTGTGACTGCACGTTCCGGCGGGGTTATCCTGCCTATAGCAAAATCAATAAATGATGCACTGGATTCCAAGCCGGGTCCCACAGGCAAGAAGATAGGCGACTTCCTTATTCTCTCCTGCTTCCAGATCACCCCTGTGACCGGTGCTATATTTATGACAGGGATGGCGGCAAACCCCCTTGCCACTAGCCTTGCAGAAAAGACGCTTGGTATAGAGATAACTTGGGCGGGCTGGGCAGCGGCGGCTATTGTCCCCATGCTTCTGTGCTTTGCCGTTACTCCTTATGTTATTTACAAGCTTGTTAATCCGGAAATGAAACACACGCCGGAAGGCAAGGAGATGGGCAAAAAATCCCTTACATCTCTGGGTTCAATGAGCAGGAAAGAGGTAGCCCTCACAATCATATTCCTTCTGGCTCTTCTTGGTTGGGCAACAAGCCTAATAACCAAACTCAGCGCAACAACCGTCGGTTTATGCGTTGTCGCACTGCTGTTTATTTTCAGAGTTGTTGACTGGAAATCAGTTCTCCGTGACTATGCAGCGTGGGATACAGTTATATGGTTCGGAGCAATTATCAGCCTGGCAACAGGTCTTTCAGATCTCGGATTCATATCATGGATGACGAACTACTTCGGACACATATTCTCAGGCTGGTCATGGATTTGGACATTCATAGCTCTGGGTCTGATTTATATCTATATTCACTATTTCTTCGCAACAGCCAGCGGACACGTCGCCGCTATGTACCCCATGTTCCTCGCCACAGCAATAACAGCGGGTGCGCCGTCTGTAATGGTGGCTATATGTTTCGGTATCTTCGGTAACCTGATGTGGGGTCTTACAGAATACGGCGGAGGACCCGGTCCTATCTATTTTGCTCAAGGGTATTATGAGCGTCCGAGGTTCTATAAACTGAATTTCGCCGTTGTAAGCATTAATGTTCTTATCACTTTCACAGTCGGTCTTGCATGGTGGAAGGTTATCGGACTCTGGTAGCCGCTGTCATGTATTGAGTTCATCTGACATTGCATTCATCTGACGTAAGGTGATATATCTGAAGAGCAGACTCCCTGACGGGGGTCTGCTCACTTATTTTCAAGGAGTATGAAATGTACAACTGCTCAAACTGTAAATCAAATGTGTGCTATCAGGGAAAAGACTGCGCAAAAGGGTATGACTTCAGTTATGCTGCCGCAAAGGCACGTAATATATACGAACAGGAGGAGGATAATAAAATCCTCACTGTTGCAGGGAGAATTGAAGTTGAACATTATATGAAATACACCCGTCTGGAAGAGATAATGGAGTTCTGCCGCCTGATGGAATACAGAAAAATAGGCATAGCATCATGTGTGGGGCTCTCTGCGGAAGCAGATATTCTGACAAAGATTCTGTCGAAGGAATTTGAGGTACACTCCGTGTGCTGCAAAAGCGGAGGAATAAATAAGGACGACTACGGCATTCCCCATCTGAAAAAGGAAAGATATGAGGCAACCTGCAATCCTGCCGGGCAGGCGGAAGCGCTCAACAGTATAGGCACGGATATTAATCTTATAGTCGGTTTATGCGTGGGGCACGACATTTTATTTTCCAAATACTCCAAGGCTCCCTGTACGACCTTTATTGTGAAGGACAGGGTGCTGGCGCATAATCCGGCTGCCGCCATATATTCAAACTATTACAAACGTAAGCTGCTGTAAAAAAAGCTTATTCAAAAACCACGCTTTTGTAAGGCTTAAGCTCCTCTATCTGCTTGTGAATGGCGGGTTCATCCACCCATTTGTGGGCACGCTCAAGGAGGTACTTTGCCTGTCCGGCGAGCTTTTCCCTCTGGTTCGTGTCATCATTGGCTTTTTCCAGCATAACTATAGACTGTCTGCACAGGCAGGAGACCATGTAGCGGATCTGCTTTGCCTTGTCCACCTTGAGAGCAAAGCGGATTATCACCGCTGCGAGAAAGAGATGAGCCGCCCAGATGAACACATTGAAAGGCAGGGTGACCAGATAGACAGTGATAACAAGCAGAATGGACATGACTATTGCCACTGTCAGTCCGGGAACCCCGACAAAAAAAACGGGAACGTTCCTGCCCTGTACGCTTTTGTAATATTTAAAAGGCCTGAATGAGCTTCCTTTGCTCACAGTGTCTGATGCTTTGCACAGGTTTTCCAGTTCAGCGACTATATTGATTTTTTCCATCCGTTCATTACCTCCGCTTTCAGGCATGATAAATGAATACTGATTTTTCGCAAAGGGGAAAATGCCTTTGCCCTCTGCGTTTGTTTGTGTAATATAACATCATGAAACTGTTGGAACTGAAAGACACAACCAAAATCTACACAGCCTTTGAAGGGCTTTTCGCAGGCTCAGGCACAAGCTTCAAAGCGGCAGACGGCATAAGCCTCACCCTTGAGCACGGAAAAACCCTCGGAATAGTGGGTGAATCTGGCAGCGGGAAGACAACCACTGCAAAAATCATCTGTGATATAATCCGCCCGGACTCCGGGGAAGTTTTGTATAAGAGCGAAAACATCCGCACACTTGGCAGAAAGTACGGGGAATACAGAAAAAACGTACAGATGATTTTTCAGGACCCGTACACCAGCCTGAACCCGAAACTGACCGTATTCTCCGCTATGTATGACGGAATAGCTGCGCACTCCCCCCTCTCCAAGGCGGAGATAAGAGCAAAATGCGAAGCCCTCATGGAGATGGTCGGCCTTGAGAAGGAGCATCTGGACAGGTTTCCCCATGAGTTTTCCGGCGGGCAGAGGCAAAGGGTGGCAATAGCCCGTGCTCTCAGCCTTGAGCCTGAAATTATTGTGGCTGACGAACCGGTGAGCTCGCTGGATGTTTCTGTTCAGGCGCAGATACTGAACCTGTTGAAAAAATTGACAAAAGAAAATAATATAACTCTTGTCCTCATTTCCCATGACCTTGCCGTGGTATCATTTCTTTGTGATGAAGTCATTGTGATGAATAAGGGAAAAATTGTGGAAAGAGGAACAGCGGAAGAAGTGATCCGCAGACCGAAGGAAGAATATACCAAAAAGCTTCTTGAAGCCTGCGTTTACCGCTGATTAATGAGAGGTGGGCAATGCTCAGGGTTTTCAATACATTAAAGAAAGAAAAGGAAGATTTTCATCCTATTAACGATAAAAAAGTCGGTATGTATGTGTGCGGGGTCACTGTTTATGATCTCTGCCACATAGGCCACGCCAGAAGCGCAGTGGTTTTTGATGTCATACGCCGTTACTTTGCCTTCAGCGGCTATGATGTCACCTTCGTGAAAAACTTTACAGATATAGATGACAAAATCATAAAAAGAAGCAACGAATCCGGCACGGACTGGCGCGAGCTCACCAAAACATACATGGAAGCCCATGACGCTGATATGGATTCCCTCAATGTTAAAAGGCCGGATCAGGCGCCGAAGGCCACTGACTTCATCCCCGAAATGATCGCCATGTGCGAAAACCTCATAGCCAAAGGGCACGCATACGTTTCAGACGGCGATGTATACTACAGGGTAGAAAGCTTCAGCGAATACGGCAAGCTCTCCCACCGCCATCTTGATGAAATGATGGCCGGTGCGCGGGTCGAGGTGAATGAGCGCAAGGAAAACCCTTACGATTTCGTACTCTGGAAAAGCTCCAAACCGAACGAACCTTCATGGGAAAGCCCGTGGGGACCCGGCAGACCGGGCTGGCACATTGAGTGCAGCGTCATGAGTGAGAAAATCCTCGGCCTCCCCTTTGACATACACGGCGGCGGCAAAGACCTTGTTTTCCCCCACCATGAGAATGAAATAGCCCAGTCTGAGGCGGCCTGCGGATGCGAATTTGCCCGTTACTGGATGCACAACGGATTTGTGAACATCAACGAGGAAAAGATGTCCAAATCCCTCGGAAACTTCTTCACTATCAGAGATGTCACGGCTAAGTTTGACCCTGAGATTATCCGTTTCTTTCTCCTCACCACACATTACAGAAGCGCTCTGGATTTCAGCGATGAGAAACTGAAAGATGCGGAAAGCTCGCTGGACAGAATATACACCATGCTTGATGAGCTTAACGGATTTACAGCCGGGAAAAAGGGTGTAAATGCAGTAAACGCTGCCGAAACCGTGGCGGCTGAGTTTACCGCCGAGTTTGACCGGGCAATGAATGATGACTTCAACACGCCCGTAGCCCTTGCCGCCATATTTGAGGCTGTGCGCAAAATAAACAAGATTCTCGCAGATAAACCGGACATGGATTCGCTGGAGGCTCTCCGCAAAGCTGCGGAAAAAGTTTTCGGCGCTGTTCAGGAAGTGCTCGGCGTTATAGTTAAAACACCCGAAGAGTGGTTCAAGGCTAACCTTGAAATACCCCTCAGTGAGCTTGAAATATTTATCGAGGAAAGGCAGATCGCAAGAAAAAACAAGAACTTTGAACGTGCGGATGAGATACGTAATCTTCTGTCGGCAAAAGGGATAGAGCTTCTTGATACTCCGGCGGGAACAAAATTCAGAGCAAAAAAGATAAGGGATTAGAAAATGAAAAGCAGGCCTTGCGGCCTGCTATTCCATAATATAACCTACAGGGGAAATATGCGGTTTTACCCGCGGGAAAGTTCAGTTTATAAAGCTAAGATAGATCACTTCTATAATAGTTCAATCAGAATTTTAATATTTTTTTTATTTCTCATCACAGTTTTTTACCTTATATTTAATTAATCTCTATTATCAATAGCTTATCCTCTGTAATAAATATTACATCCATATTGAAAATTCTGAACGGAAATGCGGACTTTTTTATACCGCATCAGCAGGGTTGCCCCGAAAGGGTTATTGTTATAAGATTTTATTTCCGGAGGAATCATGGAAAACTATTTCAGAAGATACAAAAGACAGATGATAATTGAAAATTTCGGTGAGGAAGCACAGCTCAGACTGAAAAACGCCTGTGTATTCATAGGCGGCATAGGCGGTCTGGGCGGAACAGCCGCAGCTTACCTTGCCATGGCGGGAATAGGGAAACTGGTCATAGCGCACTCCGGAAACCTTACAGAAACAAATATGAACCGCCAGATACTCATGGACTGCGCCCGCATAGGCGAACCGAGGGTGGACATAGCTGCGGAGGCCTTCCGGAAGCTTAATCCCGACATGGAGACAGAGATGCACAATGTGCGCCTTCTCCCGGAGAATACTGCCGGGCTTATCAAAGGCTGTCAGGCGGCGGTGTCCGCCAGACCGACTTTCTATGAGCGCAAAAACCTCAACAGGGCATGTGTGCAGCAGAATATACCCATGATAGAAGCCGCGATGGACGGAATGACCGGCTACCTTTTCACCGTAAACCCCGGAAAGACCGCCTGTCTGGACTGCATGGTGGAAAAAGATGTGGACGACTGGCAGGAATTCGGCTTCGGTGTTCTCGGCGCAGTTTCGGGAACCATAGGCTGCCTTGCGGCAATTGAAGCTATCAAGCTGATAACCGGCTTCGGAGAGCCTCTGGGCAGCAGAATGTTCTATATGGACATGACAGACAACAGAACAAGGCATGTGGAACTGAAACGCAATCCCGAATGCAGAACCTGCGGCAGCAGAACCTAGAAAAAGTCTATTGAGGAGTGGTCGTTCTCGTGAGCCATTATGTCAATGATTTCAGCGGATGAGCGCCCTGCTTCGAAATCAGGATCGGAATACATAGATTGAGGTATCTTCCGTTTCAGATTGTCAAAGCTTCTTTCGAACAGCCTGTTGATGTCTGCAAAGGATCGGTTTATCTTCGCAAGTCCGCCGTTTAAATGCTGCATAAATTCATCACCGGAGAATTTTCCCCTGAAATGCTCAAGCTCTCCGTCAAGTTCACCCGACTTTTTAAGCAGGTTGTCTATATGGTCATCCGAGTGGAGTTCCCGCAGACGGCTGATATTGATATTTGCATCCCTAAGAACACTGACAAAGCCGTTTTTAAGCTCGCCCCAGAGCTTGAGACTTACGGAAAGCTTATCCACCAGACTCATGAGTATGCGCTCAGTCTCGCTCATTGAAACCACAACGCTCTCAAGGCTTGTATCACCGATTCTGGCCACCTCAACGGCTGTTATAACCACAAGGTTGCGGAATGATTTGCCGAATTTTCTCAGCGTCAGGATTCCGTTCTCGGCGTT
The genomic region above belongs to Geovibrio ferrireducens and contains:
- the alaS gene encoding alanine--tRNA ligase; its protein translation is MTGSEIRAKFLEYFKEKGHEVVASSSLVPHNDPTLLFANAGMNQFKDTFLGLDERSYTRAATCQKVVRAGGKHNDLENVGRTSRHHTFFEMLGNFSFGDYFKEDAIKFGWDFLVNRMGLPADKMFVSIYLDDEEAFKIWRDVIGVKEENIERRGEKDNFWSMGDTGPCGPCSEIHIDQGEGTGCGRPECDRNCDCDRHLELWNLVFMQFNRDASGTMTPLPKPSIDTGMGLERIASVVQGVTSNYDTDIFQPIIQFTAELAGVKYGADKESDVSLRVIADHARSTTFLISDGVLPSNEGRGYVLRRIMRRAMRHGKMLGFEGTFFNKVCGFVADFMKGHYIELADKKSYVQKVVSTEEEQFGRTLAIGMKLIDELFVKYQAQKLIPGTEIFRLYDTYGFPTDLLTDIAEDAGFELDVTGFNAEMAAQQERAKKSWAGSGEESVSTIYRKLKSKISSEFVGYEQLEAEETVSVIIRNGDTCDMIKDGEEAEIVLEQTPFYPEGGGQTGDKGVIRTATSLFRVTDTKKFGDGLIVHQGVVEVGSIKTGDKVFAAVDEEARQATERNHTATHLLHKALQMVLGDHVRQAGSMVSPDRLRFDFSHYTQVTAEEIEKIEEIVNRRIMENRGVSAALETKEAAMKKGAMALFGEKYGDTVRVIEVPGFSVELCGGCHVDRTGDIGLFKIVTETSVASGVRRIEALTGAGAVEHVSRSERVLKNVSLTLKAGVEGIEDKISELYATIKEQEKEIRKLSDKLNSAKAGDMMKDVVEVKGVKLLVSRMDGADVDSLRNFADTARDKMGSGVVVAASADSEKVMFLCGVTKDLTDKIKAGSIIKEVAAIAGGSGGGRPDMAQAGGKNPGKTDAALSAVKGIVEGMLG
- a CDS encoding HNH endonuclease, producing the protein MDIHFFDTADEKHIRREKEKARELRRKQWWRGKVDQGICHYCGRKFPPEEITMDHVVPIARGGMSTKGNVVPACKECNSKKKYLLPLEWEDYLSGFKDKENIDDRQRDQS
- the pckA gene encoding phosphoenolpyruvate carboxykinase (ATP), yielding MKTEHTGLEEYGFRNLARINWNLPTPALYEQIIMRKEAILSHLGPVVARTGHHTGRSPNDKFVVDEPTTTNDVYWSKDNKKFTEAQFDKLFSKMASYLQTKEVFVQECYAGADANTRLKVRVVTETAWHSLFARNMFITERDQEVLKDFAPDFTVVNCPRFHAIPEEDGTNSETFIIVNFKRKIVIIGGTSYAGEIKKSIFTVMNYLLPKQGVMSMHCSANIGEEGDTAVFFGLSGTGKTTLSTDPERYLIGDDEHGWNNDGVFNIEGGCYAKVINLSKEAEPDIYECTRKFGTILENVAVDMTSRAIDLDDNSLTENTRASYPLSQLPKIVESGKGGHPNNVIFLTYDAFGVLPPVSRLSIPQAMYHFISGYTARVAGTEKGVTEPKAVFSTCFGAPFMVWHPSVYAKLLGDKVKEKNVQCWLVNTGLTGGPYGVGKRFSIKYTRAIIKAILTGELNKTEFKTDPIFGFGIPQFIPGVPAEVLDPSFGWSSRQAYDDMHRSLASKFAENFKRFEDGMDPEITKGGPTL
- a CDS encoding GntR family transcriptional regulator — encoded protein: MKEALYVQTARILAERIASGHYPKDSLLPTEMELCKEFQVSRHTIRAAIRELQELGLVSRNKKAGTKIEEASTSSKYSYSLASQEELSDFGTRHKRSVQKIETIVVDQTLSKEIACSPGVRKLRISSLRLDEGDTPPVGWTDVYVDPSYTELPAIMEESPEMLVSSLLETRYGRRISSIKQDIYAVTVPEHLVDVLQADASTPALKIIRYYYDSANKAAEVSVTIHPAGRFVFSTRLSKK
- a CDS encoding class-II fumarase/aspartase family protein, encoding MNNKHQSTTVMDSILYRDAFGTSEMRDIFSDFSLIRRYVEVETALARAEAKCGVIPADAAQKITELADIEKLDYDLLRQETDIVGYPILPLVHQLVKQCGEAGRYIHWGATTQDIMDTAVVLQVRDGLEVIERDINELRRILTSLTERYKDTIMAGRTHLQHALPITFGHKTSIWLAMFDRHSERIKQLRPRVLTGEFAGAAGTLASLDNKGLEVQKALMDELGLGVPQSTWHVARDGFAEALNFLGLVTGTMGKIAYDVMIMASNEFGEVFEPFVTGRGASSTMPQKRNPISSELMLASAKGVRQHAGLMLDSMIQDFERATGPWHTEWIAIPESFVLTAGALKQAKFMLGGLIVDEDRMRKNLDITNGLIVAEAVMMGLAPYTGRQQAHDIVYAACRTVNEKGGSLSEALADVPEVTAHLKREEINELTNPANYLGVTSEMIEHTLAYSKKQGF